A segment of the Sanyastnella coralliicola genome:
ACGGTTTTGGTATATGCGAATGAGAGCTTTATTCATGATGATGGCTTTGGCTAAATGTAAGGATGAATCCTTCTTTTTTTCAAGAGAAGGCAACCCTAAGTAACTTTCTCGTGTCTTACGTCTCCTTTCGATCGTAGAATCATGAAAACAAAACTTGCCAAAAGTTACGTTGACACGTTTAGAGGACTGTCAACTGAGGTGTGGTGGCTCGCGCTCATGACATTGATTAACCGCGCTGGAGCGATGGTCATCCCGTTTCTTTCGTTGTATTTGACAGAAGGACTTGGTTTTACCTATGCTCAAGTTGGGTGGATTATGTCTGCTTTTGGTATTGGTTCAGTTGCCGGTTCATGGTTGGGAGGTAAGCTCACCGATCGCATTGGTAACTTCAAAGTGATGGTGATCAGCCTGATCTTTTCAGGTTTATTCTTCATCGGCCTTCAGTTCTTTAGAGAGTTCGAGTGGATCTGTGTTGGTGTCTTTATGACGATGCTCGCTACAGATATGTTCCGTCCAGCCATGTTCGTGGCCGTTGGTTTATACAGCAAGCCTGAGAACAAGGCACGGAGTATCTCTTTGATTCGTCTTGCCATTAACCTTGGTTTCTCTGCAGGTCCGGCCATAGGAGGGTGGATAATCGCCAATATCAGTTACAACGGATTGTTCTGGATCGATGGTGTGACATGTATGATTGCCGCCTTGGTAATTATGCTTACCCTATCGCCGAAAAGAGCCAAAGTAGTCGACGAGCTAGATGAGTCTAAAAAAGGCTTGCCGGAGCATGATGGATTGTTCATGTGGTTCGCATTAGCGATGATGCTGTTCGGCTTTGTCTTCATGCAATACTTCTCTACCGTTCCACTTTACTATGCCGAAGTGAGAGGATTGAGTGAGCCTGATATTGGCCTTCTTCTCGCGTTCAACGGTTTGTTGGTTTTTTTAATTGAAATGCCACTAGTAGACTGGTTAGAAAGAAAGAAGGCGGATCGACTATTGCTCATGCTTTTCGGAGGACTACTTCTGGTATTCTCTTACCTCGTTCTCAATTGGTTCGGCTGGATGGGAATTCTAGTGGTAGGTATGATCCTGATGTCTATCGGTGAAATCGTAGCCTTTCCTTTCTCGAATACTTTCGCGATGGAGCGTTCCAAGCGCGGTAAAGCAGGCGCGTACATGGCAATGTATTCTATCGCGTTCTCGATCTCACACATCTTCGCCCATAACGCTGGTATGCAACTCATTGACAAGGTAGGCTACGAGATGATGCTATATGCGATGGCCGGTCTTGGCCTCATCTGCTGCCTCATCCTCTTCGCGGTGAAGAATATGCAGGATGCGGAGGTTGACGGTTGACGGTGGACGGTAGACGGTTGACGGATGACGGATGACGGTAGTCGGTTGACGGTAGACGGTTGACGGACTCGTTTGTAATCACGATCATCCCGCAAACCGCAAACCGCAAACCGCAAACCGCAAACCGCAATCCGTGTTCCGCGATCCGCATCCCGCGTTCCACATTCCACAGAGTTTTGCTGATGGAGGAGAGTCAATTATATTTGCCCTAAACCAGATCAGACCATGGGAAGAGCATTTGAATACCGCCGTGCGGCGAAGGAAAAGCGTTGGGACAAGATGTCAAAATTGTTCCCGAAACTTGGACGAGCGATTACGGTCGCGGCGAAAGCGGGTGGAACTGATCCTGATATGAACTCTGCGTTGCGTACGGCGATTGCCAATGCGAAGGCAGAGAACATGCCGAAAGATAATATCAAGGCGGCCATTGATCGCGCCTCTGGAAAAGATGCGGCTAACTTCACTGAAACCATTTTCGAAGGAAAAGGACCTCACGGTGTGTTGGTCATGGTGGAGACTGCGACGGATAACAACAATCGTACAGTGGCAAATGTCAAAGCTTACTTTGGCAAATCTGGTGGACAAATGGTCCCAACAGGTTCATTGGAGTTTATGTTTGATCGCAAAGCCATTTTCACTTTCGATAAGACGGACGAGATGGACTTAGAAGACATGGAACTGGAATTGATCGATGAAGGCCTTGAAACCATTGAGTTGATTGAGACCGACGAGGATGATGACAATCCTGATACAGTCCGTGTCGTTGGAGACTACACGAGCTTTGGTAAACTAAGTTCTGCACTGGAAGAGCGCAGCATCGAAGTGAAGAAAGCGAACCTTCAGCGTATTCCTAATTCACCAGTTGAGTTTTCTGATGACCAGCTGGAAGAGATCGAAAAGCTCATCGATAAGTTGGAAGACGACGACGATGTGCAAGCGGTCTTCACGAATATCGCCTAGCCCTGGAGCGCATACTGGTCATACAAACGGCCTTTATTGGTGACGCCATTCTCGCGACGTCGCTCTTAGAGTCTTTGCACCAAAAATATCCGATCGCACAGATTGATTTAGTGGTACGCAAAGGGAATGCCTCTTTGTTTGAGAACCATCCTTTCATTACCACGCTGCATCTTTGGGATAAACGCAAACGCAAATACCGAAGCCTCATTCAGTTGATGTTCACCCTGCGCAAGCAGCGCTATGATCTGGTGGTTAACCTTCAACGTTTTGCTTCTAGTGGTATGCTCACGTGGGCTATGAAGAGCAAGAATAAACGCGGTTTTACGAAGAATCCCATGGCCTTCGTCTACTCTCAAAGCTTTGATCATCGTATCGGAGAGAAGGGGGAGACTGATTTCCAACACGAGATCGAGCGCAATCATGCCATGATTGAGCAGTGGGTTGGGCCGAAGGCTGCTCAACCTCGTTTGTATCCTGCACAAGTGAATGCTTCGGCTAAGCTTGATACACTTTTCGCTAGCGCGGAACGGCAAAGCCTTATTGTCATGGCACCGGCGTCGGTCTGGTTCACAAAGATGTACGCGGAAGAGAAATGGGTAGAGTTGGTTGAAGCCTTCAAAGATCACAAGGTAGCCCTCATCGGAGCTCCAAGTGATGGCGATTTGGTTGAACGAATCATCAAAGCATCAACACATACCGATATACATAATCTCGCTGGAAAATTGAGCTTGTTAGAAAGTGCTCAGTTAATGAAGGAGGCGAAGATGTCATATGTCAATGACTCGGCACCTTTGCATTTGGCTTCTTCCGTTGATGCTCCCGTGACAGCGATTTTCTGTAGCACGATTCCTGAGTTCGGATTTGGACCAGTAGGAGAGAACAGCTGCATTGTTCAATCTCCGAAAGAACTTGCTTGTCGTCCATGTGGCTTGCATGGCAGACGTTCTTGTCCGCAAGGACATTTCCAATGTGCGCTTTCTATTCGCACGGAAGATCTTACGGAAGGGGTGAAATAAAAAATCCCCGCCGAAGCAGGGATTTTCCTCCGGCGAACCGGATTATGTTTTGGTTGATTATTCGCAATCTCCAATGCACAGGTTTCGATCACCTGTCAATTCACGAACGATCTTAATCTCTTCTCCAGCTTGGATGTTCTGATTAACGTACTCCGCTGTAGTACCATCTTCCGCTTTGATTCGAATACGGATAGAAGTCAATTGACCATCTGCCCATTCGATCAAGTCGTAACGGAAATCAATATTCTCTTCCGCAAGTCCGTTGCGGATATCTAGAAGATCATAACGTGAAGCCTCAGAAGTTACTAGGGCTTCGATCTTATCATCAGTAACTGAAACTTGCGCATCAGCTGCAAAAGCAAATGCAAACATTCCGAAAAGTAGAGCTACAACTTTTTTCATAGCGAAGATTATTTCCTGCAAGGTAATGATTTGGTCGAATAGGTTCGACAGAGTATAG
Coding sequences within it:
- a CDS encoding MDR family MFS transporter, with translation MKTKLAKSYVDTFRGLSTEVWWLALMTLINRAGAMVIPFLSLYLTEGLGFTYAQVGWIMSAFGIGSVAGSWLGGKLTDRIGNFKVMVISLIFSGLFFIGLQFFREFEWICVGVFMTMLATDMFRPAMFVAVGLYSKPENKARSISLIRLAINLGFSAGPAIGGWIIANISYNGLFWIDGVTCMIAALVIMLTLSPKRAKVVDELDESKKGLPEHDGLFMWFALAMMLFGFVFMQYFSTVPLYYAEVRGLSEPDIGLLLAFNGLLVFLIEMPLVDWLERKKADRLLLMLFGGLLLVFSYLVLNWFGWMGILVVGMILMSIGEIVAFPFSNTFAMERSKRGKAGAYMAMYSIAFSISHIFAHNAGMQLIDKVGYEMMLYAMAGLGLICCLILFAVKNMQDAEVDG
- a CDS encoding YebC/PmpR family DNA-binding transcriptional regulator, which produces MGRAFEYRRAAKEKRWDKMSKLFPKLGRAITVAAKAGGTDPDMNSALRTAIANAKAENMPKDNIKAAIDRASGKDAANFTETIFEGKGPHGVLVMVETATDNNNRTVANVKAYFGKSGGQMVPTGSLEFMFDRKAIFTFDKTDEMDLEDMELELIDEGLETIELIETDEDDDNPDTVRVVGDYTSFGKLSSALEERSIEVKKANLQRIPNSPVEFSDDQLEEIEKLIDKLEDDDDVQAVFTNIA
- a CDS encoding glycosyltransferase family 9 protein, coding for MVRKGNASLFENHPFITTLHLWDKRKRKYRSLIQLMFTLRKQRYDLVVNLQRFASSGMLTWAMKSKNKRGFTKNPMAFVYSQSFDHRIGEKGETDFQHEIERNHAMIEQWVGPKAAQPRLYPAQVNASAKLDTLFASAERQSLIVMAPASVWFTKMYAEEKWVELVEAFKDHKVALIGAPSDGDLVERIIKASTHTDIHNLAGKLSLLESAQLMKEAKMSYVNDSAPLHLASSVDAPVTAIFCSTIPEFGFGPVGENSCIVQSPKELACRPCGLHGRRSCPQGHFQCALSIRTEDLTEGVK